The following are encoded together in the Conger conger chromosome 11, fConCon1.1, whole genome shotgun sequence genome:
- the LOC133140503 gene encoding endosome-associated-trafficking regulator 1-like, with product MANRIKDLKEQLHEQKVKEEREALALETMVQSVEQNLQKMTKRAVKAETNASKLKEELLQLQDQLEVYRSGNERLRAAETTALNTMKQNAQVASEYLSKAANNAQMSIRQLLSEAETLSLVSKMLCSMDKISRMDPEDC from the exons ATGGCCAACAGGATCAAAGACTTGAAAGAGCAGCTGCATGAACAGAAggtgaaggaggagagagaggccctggcACTGGAGACCATGGTGCAGTCTGTGGAACAGAACCTGCAGAAAATGACC AAACGAGCTGTAAAAGCTGAAACCAATGCCTCAAAACTTAAGGAAGAACTTCTTCAGCTGCAG GACCAATTGGAAGTGTACCGCAGTGGAAATGAGAGACTCCGAGCTGCGGAAACAACTGCTTTGAACACCATGAAACAAAATGCTCAGGTTGCATCAGAATATCTCAGCAAAGCTGCCAACAATGCACAGATGTCTATCAG GCAGTTGCTCTCAGAAGCAGAGACACTCAGTCTGGTTTCAAAGATGCTGTGTTCCATGGATAAGATATCTCGGATGGACCCTGAGGACTGCTGA